A section of the Cryobacterium soli genome encodes:
- a CDS encoding GAF and ANTAR domain-containing protein, translating into MSDRLAFGAAVEELSLAFERRTSLCRPFLRVLPVTGAAISTLGQPFGSETLCASDAQAARLDELQFDLGEGPCWEALAHRRPVLSQDFRTDVARWPLFTEALGAAEVGSLFAFPLALGSLNIGAVDLYSRRPATLTDDQVGDATTLATICARQVLRRSLADQPHPGPDDDGDGFSRREVHQATGMVLAQLGVSAADAHLVITGYAFARGRTVREVSADIVARRLDFAEEWASPSEPSSDSL; encoded by the coding sequence ATGTCTGATCGCTTGGCCTTCGGGGCCGCCGTCGAGGAGTTGTCGCTCGCATTCGAGCGCCGTACCAGCCTGTGCCGCCCGTTCCTGCGCGTGCTGCCCGTCACCGGTGCCGCCATCTCCACCCTCGGGCAGCCGTTCGGCTCCGAGACGCTGTGCGCGAGCGACGCCCAGGCGGCCCGGCTCGACGAACTGCAGTTCGACCTCGGCGAGGGGCCATGCTGGGAGGCCCTGGCCCACCGCCGCCCCGTGCTCAGCCAGGATTTCCGCACCGACGTGGCCCGCTGGCCGCTGTTCACCGAAGCGCTCGGGGCTGCGGAGGTGGGCTCGCTCTTCGCGTTCCCCTTGGCCCTCGGTTCTCTCAACATCGGTGCCGTCGACCTCTACAGCCGGCGGCCGGCCACGCTGACCGATGATCAGGTCGGCGACGCCACGACCCTGGCGACGATCTGCGCCCGTCAGGTGCTACGCCGCAGCCTGGCCGACCAGCCCCACCCGGGCCCGGACGACGACGGCGACGGCTTCTCCCGGCGGGAGGTGCACCAGGCCACCGGGATGGTGCTCGCCCAGCTCGGAGTGAGCGCGGCCGACGCCCACCTGGTCATCACCGGTTACGCCTTCGCCAGGGGCCGGACCGTGCGTGAGGTCTCGGCCGACATCGTGGCCAGGCGCCTGGATTTCGCCGAGGAGTGGGCATCCCCGTCTGAGCCCTCGTCCGACTCATTATGA
- a CDS encoding DUF427 domain-containing protein: protein MDRTHRNREIPGPGQESVWDYPRPPRAEPTSEHVVLRFNGRVIADTRDSVRVLETSHPPTYYLPRTAFAPGVLVPVNGHSVCEYKGLASYLSVVVGDAHADAVAWYYPAPLAGFEVLAGRVAVYPGRLEECTVDGETVRAQPGDFYGGWITDRIVGPFKGAPGTLGW from the coding sequence ATGGACAGGACTCACCGGAATCGTGAGATTCCCGGCCCCGGCCAGGAATCCGTGTGGGACTACCCGCGGCCGCCAAGGGCGGAGCCCACGTCCGAGCACGTCGTCCTCCGGTTCAACGGCCGGGTGATCGCCGACACACGCGACAGCGTCCGGGTGCTGGAGACCAGCCATCCGCCCACCTACTACCTGCCGCGGACCGCTTTCGCTCCCGGAGTGCTGGTGCCCGTGAACGGGCACAGTGTGTGCGAGTACAAGGGACTGGCGTCCTACCTCAGCGTCGTCGTCGGCGACGCCCACGCCGACGCCGTCGCCTGGTACTACCCGGCGCCGCTGGCCGGATTCGAGGTCCTGGCCGGCCGGGTGGCCGTGTACCCCGGACGCCTGGAGGAGTGCACCGTGGACGGGGAGACCGTGCGGGCCCAGCCCGGCGACTTCTACGGCGGCTGGATCACCGACCGGATCGTGGGTCCGTTCAAGGGCGCCCCAGGGACCCTCGGCTGGTGA
- a CDS encoding universal stress protein, translating into MIVAVDGGPASRAALDWALARAATVPIRLELTTVVELGWSPVAGPDDDFQPVYERALAEATRFVEKNLPELKTMSVVRRGVPVDELVRAAADADLIVIGTNKTGALAGAVHGTLPLKLAAHAPCTVAVVPAGWVAGGDRVVVGVEDDGTQDAPLGAAAAEADRLGQPLDVVHAWSIPATLGVDFGAAVPYDALIEAHTDIVDRALQRVTAAHPGLAASAVLVQGAAAPVLVEAAATATVLVVGTHGRGAVAGLILGSVSHDVLLNMPCPVLVVPSARPQPGTDRTGASA; encoded by the coding sequence GTGATCGTAGCCGTTGACGGGGGGCCGGCGAGCCGGGCCGCCCTGGACTGGGCGTTGGCCAGAGCCGCCACCGTGCCGATCAGGCTGGAGCTGACCACTGTCGTGGAGCTGGGTTGGTCGCCTGTCGCCGGTCCGGACGACGACTTCCAGCCGGTCTACGAGCGGGCGCTGGCCGAGGCCACCCGGTTCGTCGAGAAGAACCTCCCAGAGCTCAAGACCATGAGCGTCGTCCGTCGCGGTGTCCCCGTCGACGAGTTGGTGCGAGCCGCCGCCGATGCCGACCTGATCGTGATAGGCACCAACAAGACCGGCGCGCTGGCCGGCGCCGTGCACGGCACCCTGCCGCTCAAGCTCGCCGCCCATGCGCCCTGCACGGTAGCGGTGGTTCCTGCGGGTTGGGTCGCCGGCGGCGACCGCGTCGTCGTGGGCGTCGAGGACGACGGCACCCAGGACGCGCCCCTCGGCGCCGCCGCGGCCGAGGCCGACCGGCTCGGGCAGCCCCTCGACGTCGTGCACGCCTGGTCCATTCCGGCCACGCTGGGTGTCGACTTCGGCGCCGCGGTCCCCTACGACGCTCTCATCGAGGCGCACACCGACATCGTGGACCGGGCGCTGCAGCGGGTCACCGCGGCCCACCCCGGCCTGGCCGCGTCAGCGGTCCTCGTGCAGGGCGCCGCAGCGCCGGTCCTCGTCGAGGCGGCCGCGACGGCGACCGTCCTGGTGGTGGGCACCCACGGGCGTGGGGCCGTCGCGGGCCTGATTCTCGGCTCGGTGAGCCACGACGTGCTCCTCAACATGCCCTGCCCCGTCCTCGTCGTCCCTTCCGCCCGCCCGCAGCCCGGCACCGACCGGACGGGGGCGTCGGCATGA
- the panB gene encoding 3-methyl-2-oxobutanoate hydroxymethyltransferase gives MPEPVTPDAANAVEVQNPYVSVPSGPKRVRTRHFQNAKQQGIPITGLTSYDMLTAQIFDQAGIDFLLVGDSAGNNVFGYETTLPVTVDELIPLTRAVARAVNRALVVADMPFGTYETGPSEALHTAVRFMKEAQAHAVKLEGGVRSRKQISRIVSAGIPVMAHIGFTPQSEHGLGGHIIQGRGAAADQLLADALAVQEAGAFAVVLEMVPSTVAALVTEKLEIPTIGVGAGPDVDGQLMVWTDFAGMTGGRVPRFVRQYANMRSALTDAVHAFKADVDSGAYPGAEHSYE, from the coding sequence ATGCCTGAGCCAGTCACACCGGACGCCGCCAATGCCGTCGAGGTGCAGAATCCGTATGTCAGTGTTCCCTCCGGACCCAAGCGGGTGCGCACCAGGCATTTCCAGAACGCGAAACAGCAGGGCATCCCGATCACGGGTTTGACCAGCTACGACATGCTGACCGCCCAGATTTTCGACCAGGCCGGGATCGACTTCCTGCTCGTGGGCGATTCGGCCGGCAACAACGTCTTCGGCTACGAGACCACTCTCCCGGTCACGGTGGACGAGCTCATCCCCCTCACGCGCGCTGTCGCCCGCGCCGTCAACCGTGCCCTCGTCGTGGCGGACATGCCGTTCGGCACCTACGAGACCGGCCCCTCCGAGGCCCTGCACACGGCCGTGCGGTTCATGAAGGAGGCGCAGGCCCACGCGGTCAAACTCGAGGGCGGGGTGCGCAGCCGCAAGCAGATCTCCCGGATCGTCTCGGCCGGTATCCCCGTGATGGCCCACATCGGTTTCACCCCGCAGAGCGAGCATGGTCTGGGCGGCCACATCATCCAGGGCCGCGGCGCCGCCGCCGACCAGCTCCTGGCCGACGCCCTCGCGGTGCAGGAGGCGGGCGCGTTCGCCGTTGTCCTGGAGATGGTGCCGTCCACGGTCGCGGCTCTGGTCACCGAGAAACTCGAGATCCCCACCATCGGTGTCGGAGCCGGCCCGGATGTGGATGGCCAGCTCATGGTCTGGACCGACTTCGCGGGGATGACCGGCGGCCGGGTGCCCCGCTTCGTGCGCCAGTACGCCAATATGCGTTCCGCGCTCACGGATGCCGTGCACGCCTTCAAGGCGGACGTCGACTCCGGCGCTTACCCCGGCGCAGAGCACAGCTACGAGTAG
- a CDS encoding response regulator: protein MIRVFLVDDHEVVRRGIADMINAEPDLEVVGEASTARQAVARVAATVPDVAVLDVRLPDGSGIDVCRTIRSANPGVQCLMLTAYDDDEASYSAVLAGAAGYVLKDIRGQHLVESIRRVARGESLVQKAVTRKVVTELTGTAADSPASNLTTRERQVLELIAEGLTNRQIGDQLDLAEKTVKNYVSGLLAKLGMARRTQAAVYGAGLRPR, encoded by the coding sequence ATGATCCGAGTCTTCCTGGTGGATGACCACGAGGTCGTGCGCCGCGGAATCGCGGACATGATCAACGCCGAACCCGACCTCGAGGTGGTCGGCGAGGCCTCGACGGCTCGGCAGGCCGTGGCCAGGGTCGCGGCCACTGTGCCCGACGTGGCGGTGCTCGACGTCCGTCTGCCCGACGGCAGCGGGATCGACGTGTGCCGCACCATCCGCTCGGCGAACCCCGGTGTGCAGTGCCTCATGCTCACCGCCTACGACGACGACGAAGCCAGCTACTCCGCGGTCCTGGCCGGTGCCGCCGGCTACGTCCTCAAGGACATCCGCGGCCAGCACCTCGTCGAATCCATCCGGCGGGTCGCCCGCGGCGAATCGCTCGTGCAGAAGGCCGTGACCCGCAAGGTCGTCACCGAACTCACCGGTACCGCCGCCGACTCACCGGCGTCCAACCTGACCACCCGGGAGCGCCAGGTCCTCGAGCTCATCGCAGAGGGACTGACGAACCGGCAGATCGGCGACCAGCTCGACCTGGCCGAGAAGACCGTCAAGAACTACGTGTCCGGTCTGCTCGCCAAGCTCGGCATGGCCCGGCGCACCCAGGCGGCCGTGTACGGCGCCGGTCTGCGCCCGCGGTAG
- a CDS encoding zinc ribbon domain-containing protein has product MKASPPEQKELLRLQALDIRLQQVEHQAKALPQHAELAALARTLDASKTVLTGRTGEVEDARIELRRIESDVEVVEKRIARDTDRAQHTSSIKDVQALETELAALTARLSALEEIELAVMERLEEKEAAVAETEAERAAVASRVAEIEADRDVLLVDLNRQLGELARDREAIVSAIGADLAALYEKRRVAGRGNAASLLRARTCSGCTMTLTGNDLEDVRAAPADDIVFCPDCGAILVRTEESGI; this is encoded by the coding sequence GTGAAGGCATCCCCCCCAGAGCAGAAAGAGCTCCTGCGGCTCCAGGCCCTCGATATCCGTCTGCAGCAGGTCGAACACCAGGCCAAGGCGCTTCCCCAACACGCCGAGCTCGCGGCGCTCGCGCGCACCCTCGATGCGTCCAAGACGGTCCTCACGGGCCGCACCGGCGAGGTCGAGGACGCCCGGATCGAGTTGCGCCGGATCGAGTCCGACGTGGAGGTCGTGGAGAAGCGCATCGCGCGGGACACCGACCGTGCCCAGCACACCTCCTCGATCAAGGACGTGCAGGCCCTGGAGACCGAGCTCGCCGCGCTGACCGCCCGCCTGTCGGCCCTCGAGGAGATCGAACTCGCGGTGATGGAACGGCTCGAGGAGAAGGAAGCCGCCGTCGCAGAGACCGAGGCCGAACGCGCGGCCGTGGCGTCCCGGGTGGCCGAGATCGAGGCGGACCGCGACGTGCTCCTCGTGGACCTGAACCGTCAGCTCGGTGAGCTGGCCCGCGACCGGGAGGCCATCGTCTCGGCCATCGGCGCCGACCTCGCCGCGCTCTACGAGAAGCGCCGCGTGGCCGGCCGCGGCAATGCCGCGTCACTGCTGCGGGCACGCACCTGCAGCGGCTGCACCATGACGCTCACCGGCAACGACCTCGAAGACGTCCGGGCCGCTCCGGCCGACGACATCGTCTTCTGCCCGGACTGCGGTGCCATCCTGGTCCGCACGGAGGAATCAGGCATCTGA
- the map gene encoding type I methionyl aminopeptidase produces the protein MPKDSIGHLIPGAVSSHRSVPSQIPRPEYVGRTAPARFTGSDVYSPERIALIRESGRIAAEAIQEVGRAVRPGVTTEELDRIGHEYVIGQGAYPSTLGYRGYPKSLCSSVNEVICHGIPDDTVLENGDIVNIDITAFKNGVHGDSNVTFIVGEASEEVTLLVDRTREALARGIKAVAPGRQVNVIGRTIESYAKRFGYGVVRDFTGHGVGEAFHSGLIIPHYDSAPQYDTVMEVGMVFTIEPMLTLGTSEWDMWADDWTVLTKDRSITAQFEHTLVVTERGAEILTLP, from the coding sequence ATGCCTAAGGATTCCATCGGTCACCTCATTCCCGGAGCCGTGTCCAGCCACCGCTCCGTTCCCTCCCAGATCCCCCGTCCGGAGTACGTCGGACGGACCGCACCGGCCCGGTTCACCGGCTCCGACGTGTACTCCCCCGAACGCATCGCACTGATCCGCGAGTCGGGCCGGATCGCCGCGGAGGCCATCCAGGAGGTCGGCCGCGCCGTGCGGCCCGGCGTCACCACGGAGGAACTGGACCGGATCGGCCACGAGTACGTGATCGGGCAGGGTGCCTATCCCTCCACGCTGGGTTACCGGGGCTACCCGAAATCGCTCTGCTCGTCCGTGAACGAGGTCATCTGCCACGGCATACCCGACGACACCGTGCTGGAGAACGGCGACATCGTGAACATCGACATCACCGCGTTCAAGAACGGCGTGCACGGTGACTCCAACGTCACCTTCATCGTCGGGGAGGCCTCCGAGGAGGTCACCCTGCTCGTGGACCGCACCAGGGAAGCCCTGGCCCGCGGGATCAAGGCCGTCGCCCCCGGGCGTCAGGTCAACGTGATCGGCCGCACCATCGAGTCCTACGCCAAGCGGTTCGGCTACGGTGTGGTGCGGGACTTCACCGGCCACGGTGTGGGTGAGGCGTTCCACTCCGGCCTGATCATCCCGCACTACGACTCAGCGCCGCAGTACGACACCGTCATGGAGGTCGGCATGGTCTTCACGATCGAACCCATGCTCACCCTGGGTACGAGCGAGTGGGACATGTGGGCGGATGACTGGACCGTGTTGACGAAGGACCGCAGCATCACCGCGCAGTTCGAACACACCCTCGTGGTCACCGAACGCGGCGCCGAAATCCTGACCCTCCCGTAG
- a CDS encoding GAF and ANTAR domain-containing protein, producing the protein MATKTREGQLVEAFVTLADTLVVGYDLVDLLHSLVSKCVPLFEASAAGIILTDEEEFEVVASTNERSRLVEILQLRSGSGPCVESVITGHSVSVPDIDASGPKWPRFRAGALEQGFGSMFSVPMRLRATTIGSLNLFWERTGGLPEQDAPTVQALADVATIGILQERALRESDVARQQLQYALSSRVVIEQAKGVVAYTHSAGMDEAFTLIRTYARSNGLPLADVAAQIVNGDLAL; encoded by the coding sequence ATGGCAACAAAGACCCGTGAAGGCCAACTCGTCGAGGCCTTCGTGACACTGGCCGACACGCTCGTGGTCGGATACGACCTCGTCGATCTGCTGCACTCCCTGGTCTCCAAGTGCGTGCCGCTGTTCGAAGCGTCAGCGGCCGGCATCATCCTCACCGACGAGGAGGAGTTCGAAGTCGTCGCGTCCACCAACGAACGCAGCCGACTGGTGGAGATCCTCCAGCTGCGCAGCGGCAGCGGCCCGTGCGTGGAAAGCGTCATCACCGGTCACTCCGTCTCCGTGCCCGACATCGACGCCTCCGGTCCCAAATGGCCCCGTTTCCGGGCCGGCGCTCTCGAGCAGGGCTTCGGATCCATGTTCTCCGTTCCCATGCGCCTGCGGGCGACCACCATCGGGTCCCTCAACCTGTTCTGGGAACGCACGGGCGGGCTGCCCGAGCAGGACGCGCCGACGGTGCAGGCCCTGGCCGACGTCGCCACCATCGGGATCCTGCAGGAGCGGGCGCTGCGTGAAAGCGACGTCGCGCGCCAGCAGCTCCAGTACGCGCTGAGCAGCCGCGTGGTCATCGAACAGGCGAAGGGCGTCGTCGCGTACACGCACAGCGCCGGCATGGACGAGGCGTTCACGCTCATCCGCACCTATGCGCGCTCGAACGGCCTGCCGCTGGCCGACGTCGCCGCGCAGATCGTCAACGGCGACCTCGCGCTCTGA
- a CDS encoding Nif3-like dinuclear metal center hexameric protein: MSFSLAEVARVSHDLWPLSGAEDWDAPGLISGDPAHRVDSILLAVDAVADTVAEAVESGADLLLAHHPLLLRGVTTVAEDGYKGALLARLIRADCALLAAHTNADVVADGVSDVFAQRLGLVDVHPITAGDAPGTGIGRVGRLPEPTTLGKLARRLADLIPPTASGVRVAGGYGDVVSTIALCGGAGDSLLREPMVRGADAFITSDLRHHPASESREQSVLAGVGPALIDVSHWASEWLWLDVAAAALRQALPGIRVTVSELRTDPWDFAVTQ, encoded by the coding sequence GTGTCATTCTCGCTTGCTGAAGTAGCCCGGGTCTCCCATGACCTGTGGCCGCTCTCCGGGGCCGAGGACTGGGACGCGCCGGGCCTGATCAGCGGCGACCCCGCGCACCGGGTGGACTCCATCCTGCTGGCCGTCGACGCCGTGGCGGACACCGTCGCCGAGGCCGTCGAGTCCGGCGCCGACCTGCTGCTGGCGCACCACCCACTGCTGCTGCGCGGTGTGACGACCGTGGCCGAAGACGGCTACAAGGGCGCCCTGCTGGCCAGGCTCATCCGGGCCGACTGCGCCCTCCTGGCCGCGCACACCAACGCCGACGTCGTCGCCGACGGGGTGTCTGATGTGTTCGCCCAGCGACTGGGCCTCGTCGACGTGCACCCGATCACCGCGGGCGATGCCCCCGGCACCGGCATCGGCAGGGTCGGACGGCTTCCCGAACCGACCACGCTGGGAAAGCTCGCCCGGCGACTGGCCGACCTGATCCCGCCGACGGCATCCGGCGTGCGCGTCGCGGGCGGCTACGGAGACGTCGTCTCGACCATCGCCCTCTGCGGCGGGGCCGGAGACTCGCTGCTGCGCGAACCAATGGTGCGCGGAGCGGATGCCTTCATCACCTCCGACCTGCGCCACCACCCGGCGTCCGAGTCCCGGGAGCAGTCCGTGCTCGCCGGGGTTGGCCCGGCGCTCATCGACGTGTCACACTGGGCCAGCGAGTGGCTGTGGTTGGACGTCGCGGCCGCCGCGCTCCGGCAGGCGCTGCCCGGCATCCGGGTCACGGTCAGTGAACTGCGCACCGACCCGTGGGACTTCGCCGTCACCCAGTGA
- a CDS encoding GAF domain-containing protein: MTVPETRLSFPDGPRSALDQALSELVLNAQKVLATQGRLRSLLQASQAVVEELDLAAVLRRIVDVAVDLVGAQYGALGVIAPSGNLEQFIHVGIPDELATRIGHLPAGHGLLGALIDDPHAIRLTHLGDDPRSSGFPAHHPPMDSFLGVPVRVRGEVYGNLYLSNQISGGFSEEDEELLTALAATAGIAIDNARLFDETRRRQRWSAASAEISAALLSDRADASLELLADRFASLADADLVCVVLAAGEGTLIVDTARGTQAKRVKGLVIPSAGTTVGRAFDSGQPILTADGGASLDQPDAQLVLGPTMVIPLLASGRTHGVMTVSRSAGRPRFTTSDLEMAADFAGQASVALELARGRTAGQKLALLEDRSRIARDLHDNVIQRVFAAGIGLQAISGSVDDADVRERIIEEVVALDVAIVEIRTAIFALTAQTSRDRGSIRHRVIDLLSELASLFPQTPRLVFTGPIDLLTPPAMSDDIAAVIREGLMNVVRHAEATETVVNLSVGDDLVVIEVVDNGVGVTESDRRSGLANLAVRAEQWGGDVVLENRARGGSRLRWTAGIEPEPVRKEPS, encoded by the coding sequence GTGACCGTTCCTGAGACCAGGCTCTCCTTTCCCGACGGGCCGCGGTCGGCCCTCGATCAGGCGCTGTCCGAACTCGTCCTGAACGCCCAGAAGGTGCTCGCCACCCAGGGGCGCCTGCGCAGCCTGTTGCAGGCCAGCCAGGCCGTCGTCGAGGAACTCGACCTCGCCGCGGTGCTTCGACGTATCGTGGACGTGGCCGTCGACCTCGTCGGCGCCCAGTACGGTGCCCTGGGCGTCATCGCCCCCAGCGGTAACCTCGAGCAGTTCATCCACGTCGGGATCCCCGACGAGCTGGCCACCCGGATCGGCCACCTGCCGGCCGGTCACGGTCTCCTCGGCGCCCTCATCGACGACCCGCACGCCATCCGTCTCACCCACTTGGGCGACGACCCGCGATCCTCCGGCTTCCCGGCGCACCACCCGCCGATGGACAGCTTCCTCGGTGTCCCTGTGCGGGTGCGCGGCGAGGTGTACGGCAACCTCTACCTGTCCAACCAGATCTCCGGCGGCTTCAGCGAGGAAGACGAGGAACTCCTGACGGCCCTCGCCGCCACGGCGGGCATCGCGATCGACAACGCCCGGCTGTTCGACGAGACCCGGCGGCGCCAGCGCTGGTCGGCCGCCTCTGCGGAGATCAGTGCCGCCCTGCTCTCCGACCGGGCGGATGCGTCGCTTGAACTCCTCGCCGACAGGTTCGCCTCGCTCGCCGACGCCGACCTGGTCTGCGTGGTCCTGGCCGCGGGCGAGGGCACCCTCATCGTGGACACCGCCCGTGGCACCCAGGCCAAACGGGTCAAGGGTCTCGTCATCCCGTCGGCCGGCACGACCGTGGGGCGAGCTTTCGACAGCGGCCAGCCCATCCTCACCGCCGACGGCGGAGCCAGCCTCGACCAGCCGGACGCCCAGCTCGTGCTCGGCCCGACCATGGTCATCCCGCTGCTCGCGTCAGGCCGCACGCACGGCGTCATGACGGTCTCCCGGTCGGCCGGCCGGCCGCGCTTCACGACGAGCGACCTGGAGATGGCGGCGGACTTCGCCGGCCAGGCCAGCGTGGCTCTCGAGCTTGCCCGCGGACGCACCGCCGGGCAGAAGCTGGCCCTGCTCGAGGATCGCAGCCGGATCGCCAGGGACCTGCACGACAACGTCATTCAGCGGGTGTTCGCCGCAGGTATCGGCCTGCAGGCCATCAGCGGCTCGGTCGACGATGCGGATGTGCGCGAACGCATCATCGAGGAGGTCGTCGCCCTCGACGTGGCCATCGTCGAGATCCGAACCGCGATCTTCGCCCTGACCGCGCAGACCAGCCGGGACCGCGGTTCCATCCGGCACCGTGTCATCGATCTGCTCAGCGAGCTGGCGTCCCTCTTCCCCCAGACGCCGCGACTGGTCTTCACCGGTCCGATCGACCTGCTCACCCCACCGGCGATGTCCGACGACATCGCCGCGGTCATCCGCGAGGGTCTGATGAACGTGGTCCGCCACGCCGAGGCCACCGAGACCGTGGTCAACCTCAGCGTGGGCGACGACCTCGTCGTCATCGAGGTCGTCGACAACGGAGTGGGCGTCACGGAATCCGACCGGCGCAGCGGCCTGGCCAACCTGGCGGTGCGCGCCGAACAGTGGGGCGGTGACGTCGTGCTCGAGAACCGGGCAAGGGGCGGCAGCCGACTACGCTGGACAGCCGGCATCGAACCCGAACCCGTACGAAAGGAACCGTCATGA
- a CDS encoding TIGR02611 family protein: MATTSSYLPGTHPATRPDHLPGTDGQGSTFRRRLTRTRAWIHRHPRLRTPYRILVGAAGLTVIVLGLILVPLPGPGWLIVFVGVAVLGTEFPAAHRITVSVRRLAHRVRQWWRARRDRQSTQSTGAEAA; the protein is encoded by the coding sequence ATGGCCACCACCTCGTCATACCTGCCCGGTACGCACCCCGCCACGCGACCGGACCACCTGCCGGGCACTGACGGCCAGGGCTCGACGTTCCGGCGGCGACTGACCCGCACTCGCGCCTGGATCCACCGGCACCCGAGGTTGCGCACCCCGTACCGGATCCTGGTGGGGGCGGCGGGCCTGACGGTGATCGTGCTCGGCCTGATCCTGGTGCCGCTGCCCGGCCCTGGCTGGCTCATCGTGTTCGTCGGGGTGGCGGTGCTGGGCACCGAATTCCCCGCCGCGCACCGGATCACGGTGTCGGTGCGGCGCCTGGCTCATCGGGTTCGGCAGTGGTGGCGCGCCCGCCGGGATCGCCAGAGCACCCAGTCGACCGGGGCAGAGGCGGCTTAG
- the ppgK gene encoding polyphosphate--glucose phosphotransferase: MSSSTAIGIDIGGTGIKGAVVDLSTGALLSPRIKLPTPKGGRPQDIVETTRQLLATVSSGTSDLPIGVCFPAVVKHGHTMSAANVSDKWIGLAAEKLFEKGLGVPIHFVNDADAAGYAESQFGAARDVDGVVLLTTLGTGIGTALINDGELVPNTELGHLEIDGVDYETRAAFSAKERDNLSWEKWASRLQKYYSRLEALFTPDLFIVGGGVSKHHEDFLPLLHLNTRIIPAVHRNNAGILGAAALAVKYAPVTA; the protein is encoded by the coding sequence ATGAGTTCATCCACTGCCATCGGCATCGATATCGGCGGAACCGGCATCAAGGGGGCCGTGGTCGACCTGTCCACCGGCGCCCTGCTCTCCCCCCGCATCAAACTGCCCACCCCCAAGGGCGGCCGCCCGCAGGACATCGTCGAGACCACGCGGCAGCTGCTCGCCACGGTCTCCAGCGGCACCAGCGACCTTCCGATCGGCGTCTGTTTCCCGGCCGTCGTCAAGCACGGGCACACCATGTCCGCCGCGAATGTGTCAGACAAATGGATCGGCCTGGCCGCGGAGAAGCTCTTCGAGAAGGGTCTGGGCGTTCCCATCCACTTCGTCAACGACGCCGACGCGGCCGGCTACGCCGAGTCGCAGTTCGGCGCCGCCCGCGATGTGGACGGAGTGGTCCTCCTGACCACACTGGGCACGGGCATCGGCACCGCGCTGATCAACGACGGTGAACTGGTTCCCAACACCGAGCTCGGGCACCTCGAGATCGACGGCGTGGACTACGAGACCCGCGCGGCATTCTCGGCCAAGGAACGCGACAACCTCAGCTGGGAGAAGTGGGCGTCCCGGCTGCAGAAGTACTACAGCCGGTTGGAGGCGCTGTTCACCCCCGACCTGTTCATCGTCGGCGGCGGCGTGTCGAAGCACCACGAGGACTTCCTGCCGTTGCTGCACCTGAACACGCGCATCATTCCGGCCGTGCACCGCAACAACGCGGGCATCCTCGGCGCGGCGGCCCTGGCCGTGAAGTACGCCCCGGTCACGGCCTGA
- a CDS encoding universal stress protein: MSATYYIGVDGSGPSRAALRWGVRRASERGAAVVLVNTVDDEWGLVGRDAAAGAERQARELLAEESARVDALHTGVSLTTRIVHGGTAWELARLPNPEDLLIVGTHKTGFLRGRVLGSRSVQIASAARCSVAIVPDTTLESRHDVVVGIDGTDGSLPAVQMGAQEAERLDQDLLLVYAPPAPQRAEPSRAESRAESSDDRSPQTAGLMSRAAAVAAATSSRITVRRRVAHRDPAEALLDASFDAALLILGVSARHGDSSLIGSVTHDVLMNINVPVLIARGAATSHESASRVSRVSA; encoded by the coding sequence ATGAGCGCCACGTATTACATCGGGGTCGACGGCTCCGGCCCCAGCCGCGCCGCCCTCCGGTGGGGCGTGCGCCGGGCCTCCGAACGCGGTGCCGCCGTGGTCCTGGTCAACACCGTCGACGACGAATGGGGCCTGGTCGGACGGGACGCCGCCGCCGGAGCCGAACGGCAGGCCAGGGAACTGCTGGCCGAGGAGTCCGCCCGGGTTGACGCGCTGCACACCGGGGTCAGCCTGACCACCCGGATCGTGCACGGCGGGACGGCCTGGGAGCTGGCCAGGCTGCCCAACCCCGAAGACCTGCTCATCGTCGGAACCCACAAGACCGGGTTTCTCCGCGGCCGGGTACTCGGCTCCCGCAGCGTGCAGATCGCGTCAGCGGCGCGATGCTCCGTGGCCATCGTCCCTGACACGACCCTCGAGTCCCGCCACGACGTCGTCGTCGGCATCGACGGCACCGACGGGTCCCTGCCCGCCGTGCAGATGGGTGCCCAGGAGGCGGAGCGTCTCGATCAGGATCTGCTGCTGGTCTACGCCCCGCCGGCCCCGCAACGTGCCGAACCGTCCCGCGCCGAGTCCCGAGCCGAGTCCTCCGACGACCGCAGTCCGCAGACCGCCGGCCTGATGAGCCGCGCGGCGGCCGTGGCCGCCGCCACGTCCTCCCGGATCACGGTGCGACGCCGGGTGGCACACCGCGACCCTGCCGAAGCCCTTCTGGACGCAAGCTTCGATGCGGCGCTGCTGATCTTGGGCGTGTCGGCACGCCACGGCGACAGCAGCCTGATCGGCTCGGTGACCCACGACGTCCTGATGAACATCAACGTCCCCGTTCTTATCGCCCGGGGCGCTGCGACGTCGCACGAGTCGGCATCGCGCGTCTCCCGGGTCAGCGCCTGA